One Kwoniella dejecticola CBS 10117 chromosome 10, complete sequence DNA window includes the following coding sequences:
- a CDS encoding 40S ribosomal protein uS17: MAEQTQSAFQKQPIFQNAKSRGGKRVNAKTKRWYKDVGLGFKTPTEAINGTYIDKKCPFTGDVSIRGRILTGTVHSTKMTNTIIIRREYLHFIPKYRRYEKRHKNLAAHCSPAFRVEQGDQVTVGQCRPLSKTVRFNVLRVSKNKAAKGFAKF, from the exons ATGGCCGAACAAACCCAAAGTGCCTTCCAAAAGCAACCCATCTTCCAAAACGCCAAATCCAGAG GTGGAAAGAGGGTCAACGCTAAGACCAAGAGATGGTACAAGGATGTCGGTCTCGGATTCAAGACCCCTACTG AGGCCATCAACGGTACTTACATTGACAAGAAGTGCCCTTTCACCGGTGACGTCTCcatcagaggaagaatttTGACCGGTACCGTCCACTCTACCAAGATGACcaacaccatcatcatccgacgAGAATATCTGCACTTCATCCCCAAGTACCGACGATACGAGAAAAGACATAAGAACCTTGCCGCCCACTGTTCCCCCGCTTTCCGAGTTGAACAAGGTGACCAAGTTACCGTTG GACAATGTCGACCTCTCTCCAAAACCGTCCGATTCAACGTTCTCCGAGTATCCAAGAACAAGGCCGCCAAGGGTTTCGCCAAGTTCTAA